The following coding sequences lie in one Glycine soja cultivar W05 chromosome 16, ASM419377v2, whole genome shotgun sequence genomic window:
- the LOC114389784 gene encoding uncharacterized protein LOC114389784, with protein MSLTPTDILWYQPASDIGVIIDSCGEFPNVPLISTRGGITYNPTLARRQFGYPMKEKPNNFSLTGEFYLNHEDHAGMRLRFVRAWHTVRRLDRNKLGRRTGFVHGSYTQWVVDRASILGLPYPLPRHVSSTVPSPSLPVPFDNKEECNEQLIQMRLERDTWKRKYQELERENETLKGKLAQKDHELFVQNQRIIEKDDLLRRKDALLRQDSKRRRRFMDSLSSAHPDFEDPSTPGFPNQVSHCVHHFKRIISRRPKKVARRILRKPTRIYNTRANRKKMDLIEQENQSLKEEVATLREGMDRLTTMMNALLSAQNSQAAAAVVDQPFMPPG; from the exons ATGTCCCTCACTCCAACTGATATCCTTTGGTACCAACCAGCTAGTGACATTGGAGTAATCATCGACAGTTGTGGAGAGTTTCCTAATGTACCCCTCATCAGTACACGTGGAGGAATCACTTACAACCCCACTCTTGCCAGACGCCAGTTTGGATACCCCATGAAGGAAAAACCTAACAACTTCTCCTTAACCGGTGAATTCTACCTCAACCACGAGGACCATGCAGGCATGAGATTGAGATTTGTGCGAGCCTGGCACACTGTTCGTAGGCTTGATAGGAATAAGTTAGGAAGAAGGACGGGTTTTGTACATGGATCCTATACTCAGTGGGTCGTCGACAGAGCTTCGATTCTTGGTTTACCCTACCCCCTACCCAGGCACGTATCCTCAACCGTTCCATCACCATCCTTACCTGTGCCCTTTGATAACAAAGAGGAATGCAATGAGCAGTTGATTCAAATGCGGCTTGAAAGGGATACTTGGAAGAGAAAATACCAGGAGCTCGAGCGTGAGAATGAGACCTTGAAGGGAAAGCTGGCACAGAAAGATCATGAGCTTTTCGTTCAGAATCAGAGGATAATTGAGAAGGATGACTTACTCCGTCGAAAGGACGCTTTGCTCAGACAAGATTCCAAGAGGAGAAGGAGGTTTATGGATTCGCTCTCTAGTGCACATCCGGATTTCGAGGACCCATCTACTCCGGGA TTTCCGAATCAAGTCTCACACTGTGTTCACCACTTCAAAAGGATAATCAGCCGCCGTCCGAAGAAAGTGGCCCGACGAATTCTCCGCAAACCAACTCGCATTTACAACACCAGGGCTAATCGGAAAAAAATGGATCTAATTGAGCAAGAAAATCAGAGTCTCAAGGAGGAGGTTGCCACTTTACGAGAAGGAATGGATAGGTTGACGACCATGATGAATGCACTCCTGTCCGCCCAGAATTCTCAAGCTG
- the LOC114389785 gene encoding uncharacterized protein LOC114389785 — translation MNFTKRNTQKYNFKDPDLTNLRKLGSLVVSPDDFRKRYGNLLSILKTNVEEGILNTLVQFYDPLYHCFTFPDYQLVPTLEEYSYLVNLPVSDKLPFSGLEPTPKPLTIAAALHLKTSDITSNLTTKGGFQGLTPSFLYQKAYTFAEAASTGAFEAILALLIYGLILFPNIDDFIDINRMQIFISGNPVPTLLANTYHSIHHRTQKKCGIITCCAPLLYKWFTLHLPQTHLFKTNPEKTRWP, via the coding sequence ATGAACTTCACAAAGAGGAACACTCAGAAGTATAACTTCAAGGACCCGGATTTGACAAATTTAAGGAAGCTAGGATCCTTGGTAGTTAGTCCGGACGACTTCCGAAAACGCTACGGGAATTTGCTCAGCATCCTCAAGACAAACGTTGAAGAGGGGATCCTTAATACCTTGGTCCAGTTCTATGACCCTCTCTATCATTGTTTCACGTTCCCAGATTACCAGCTTGTCCCCACTTTGGAAGAATACTCCTACCTAGTCAACTTACCGGTGTCTGACAAGTTACCTTTCAGTGGCCTCGAACCAACTCCTAAACCTTTAACTATTGCCGCAGCTCTCCACCTCAAAACTTCCGACATAACCAGTAACCTTACTACCAAAGGAGGCTTCCAAGGCCTAACTCCCAGTTTCCTCTACCAAAAAGCCTACACCTTTGCCGAAGCCGCCAGTACCGGTGCCTTCGAAGCCATCCTTGCCCTACTCATCTATGGCCTTATACTCTTCCCTAACATCGACGATTTCATCGACATTAACAGAATGCAAATTTTCATATCCGGAAACCCTGTCCCCACCTTACTTGCAAACACCTACCATTCCATTCACCACAGAACACAAAAGAAATGCGGAATTATCACTTGTTGTGCACCTTTGCTATACAAGTGGTTTACTTTACATTTACCCCAAACCCACCTTTTCAAGACTAATCCAGAGAAAACCCGTTGGCCTTAG